The DNA sequence TTCTCTTCCAGCATCCATATGAAAAGCTCACGTTGCTGATCTTCGGGAATTGGTTCTCGAACCATCAAAGGTTTCATGGCTGGTGGAGGGAATGTTGCTGTGTCATAATCATAAGTGGGCCAATTAATAGAATAGGGATCTTCCTCTTCTGCTTTAACTTCCTCTTCAGTTGTAACTACCTCTTCTGCTTTGGTTTCTTTAGCAGCTTTTTCCGAAGCTTTGTTCTTGTTCACTACGCTGGCATCTCTCTTTCTAGGACTTGCAAAAATGTAAGCTGCAAGAAATAAAAACACAACTCAGCGTCCACAACATGTGTCCTATTCTTGATTTCAAATTACAACAAACTGAATGGTCACCACCTTCAATATCAAATTCTACTCCAAACAAGTAAACTCAGCTAGCTTTTTAATGCATCAAAATATGAGAAGGGTGCAGTGATGATTGACCTCAAATGGCAGACTTATGGACCCAATTATCCTATCTTGGTCAGAAGAGGTCTATCATTTTAAATGATGCAGAAAAAAGTATGCTCACTGTTCACACACTGTACTAACTAGCAAACAGGGCTAATAATGCTAAGGACTAATCACAAATTAGTATCAAttcacaacaacaataataaaaacgACAGAATGCGTAAAAGTTGTTTGTTGCCTTCATCATATATCTTCTCAAGCAtcatcaatataatcaaagtggcAAACTACCTAGTAATCAGATTTTCCTGTAATTGCAAATGAACCTCTACATGTTTCACAACAACCAGGTCTCTATAAGATGATTACTGCTATGTATCAGACCAAACAAACCATGATTACACAGTACTACCGTCAAAAAAAGCCCCTTCTAATTTTATAACAACAGCTTCATCTCTTATAAAACAACACATATCATTTGATAGTTTATAACTTCAGACACCACCGTAGACTCCATAACCAAAACCCATAAAACAAATCATTCGAATGAAGCTACAGCTAAGACACATTTCAAAAaacgaaaataataataaaaacattaacaaGCAATCAAAGTAAAACATTGAAAGTTCACAAATTGAAGTTATAACTTATAACACAAAGCTTTCAATGAGGTAAGTAAAAGAATAAAAAGTTGGAAGCTTACCTCCAAGAGCAAGATTAGAGATCAAAAGTACTCGCCAAACGAGCTTGTATCGCCTGATAAGCGATTCCGTTGGAGGTGAAGGTGGTGATGATGAGGGCTCCGCCATTTGAGATTGATTATGAATGAAGGAGTAAGTCTGTTGCTGGGGTTTTTCTCTCTAATTCTGGGTAAGGAAGGGAATGAGTGGAAAAGCAAGTTAATGTTGAGAAGCTTTGCCCAACAAGTTGGTGGGATCACTCTCACTTTTTCGTGTCCGAACTCTTCTCTCTTTACTCAACTCTGATTCTTCGCTTCATTACATTTCCTTCAAAATTTTGCAGTGTTAGGTTATTAGTTGAAAAATCAGAAGGCTGTAATTGTCTAAACGACGCCGTTTGTGTGCGCCTATATTTGTACAGAAAACGACATTTCGTATTTAGTTTGTAGTCGTCGTTTTACTGTGTAGGTTTGTAATTGTCGTATTGAATTTGATCAGTTGGTCCCAAgccaaatgtaaaaaaaataaaaataaataataattggcAGCGAAAACCCTCCAAAACTTTTATTTGCTTAGCAATTAGCTCTCCATTctttatttttagtgacaaaatCTATCAATCTAAAGTTTGTTGGCAAATCCAAAGTGCAGTTCATAAAAGTAGCTTGAGATGGTGCTGGTCGTCcattggaataaaaaaaaatataatttttgggCGGTTAAACTTTTTTAATTATCATTTCATATGCACTTAACTTTTCAGGCTCAAATTTTGACAGTAAAGCTTTCCAAATTACTAAACTGTTAACAAATTTATTCCAGGACGTTTTCTCACCTACCTAGCATCCAGGTTGACGCCAGATGTCAACTTGGGTGCTGGGATGTCAACATGGGCACTGGGTCTTAAATAATCTTCAGTAAAATAGTCATAACTCACTTAATGTTGATTTAATTGACGCGATTCAACTTGCATTTCAAAGATATTTTAATTCTCTATCAAATTATGTCTCACACTTCAATCGAAATTCTGAGGCTATTAAGTCCAAATTTTACTCCCAATAGAGTTACAAAAATAAGCCACAGCATGCCCAGAGTGGGTCCCGCCCTTGCGATTCGAACTCCGAAAATTGACAATCAACTTCAGAAGTTAATGTTCACCATTAGATCATCATCTACGGTCAAAAATAGCCaacttgtattttttaattattttatttctatttttaagGGCCTCCTTCACTTATTAAAGGAGGGCTCCCTTAGCTCATTTTTCAGATTCAGAAAATTATCCACAAGGTTAGAGCATCTCTCTCTAGAAACCAGAGTTGAAATACTTAGCCTTTTTCTGTAGTTACCATCACTTGAGAAGTAAAAACTCGAAGTAGACGTAGTTCCATTACTATCGggatattgttgggttttatgccctatataaaactctttacaatctgattagttatcaacataagaaatttgaagtgattgatgtttgcatgaattttacatgctaatggtttaatatgtttaatatgtttgttacattcatacacacaaaatcagttaaatccagatcatatgtttattcactattacagtatcgtcaacacagtggaatatgattgtgatcatatgaatcaaaagttttggtccctgtttcatcagtgttattggatttacactaatgtgataatcagcgatgatgtgtacttacacttggagtaagtgttatgttctttccaggacattagtaaagtatactagtttcgaatgtatggagtatacattggactggaccgatattgcaactaagttaagatattacaaacttaccgttatacatatctttccaagtcaatatcagtagttgatcttaagattaaaagaatctaaatcctgatatgcttaggctcaactcaggagtgctattcatgttctttgatttattagttaagcctacttttgggtcagggtgatacgtatattttgggaacatgatagtatgattgagtgggagtcttttgaacataaatatggaatctatagcttctactggtgtatagaagtcaagtgatgattcccttcgagcttagcaaatagaagtaaatggatgagctcttgtttaactgactaatcattagatcactaaacaccatttacaggtagctaagtgttttaaggggcaaaatacattgaggggtgagaacggtaaagaaatcccatctcgatgtagatcatctatatagaggatctttaaatcacaataagattataacaatggttaaatgagatagtatattgatatcgtggaacatacaatatgctctatataagtctgagagtgcaattctaagttctaagagtggattcaacgaagaattaataagtagaaatttacttggtaaatttggttcacttattggaagctcagcatatagatccatggtccccattctagttgagaacattctgcttgtaagactcattaattgattcgtgattgatcaattataattctaaagttagactatgtctaattttatgaattttcactaagcaggggtgaaattgtaaagaaaagagtttctaggtttatttatttattaatggactttttatgtctaattaataattaaattaaatgacaatattatttaataatctattttagttattaaataattagttttggcatttaaaaggttagaattggaaaattggcgtttttgagaaaatagagataaaatttgataaaattgcaaaattaagtgaggcccattactacaccatggccggccacttaatgtgctttttcaaattaatattttcattattttaatgccaaataattcctaacctaaacctagtagttgcctataaatagaaagtgatggctcagtctcacaacacatgctttgataagttttcacaagcctttctgacagaaatttctctcttcagaaaaactgagccttccccactttctatacctggccgaaatcttctttctcttttctccttcatcaatttcgtgaccctagtgaaagagtaagtgcccacacacagcaagcagtaactcaatcatagattggaagactatgaaggatcaaacttgaagaagaaggacattctggctcaga is a window from the Cannabis sativa cultivar Pink pepper isolate KNU-18-1 chromosome 1, ASM2916894v1, whole genome shotgun sequence genome containing:
- the LOC115707078 gene encoding uncharacterized protein LOC115707078 — translated: MAEPSSSPPSPPTESLIRRYKLVWRVLLISNLALGAYIFASPRKRDASVVNKNKASEKAAKETKAEEVVTTEEEVKAEEEDPYSINWPTYDYDTATFPPPAMKPLMVREPIPEDQQRELFIWMLEEKRKLKPKDPVEKKRIDEDKAVLKQFIRAKTIPKL